A section of the Erwinia sp. E602 genome encodes:
- a CDS encoding LacI family DNA-binding transcriptional regulator, protein MKPVTLYDVADHAGVSYQTVSRVVNQAKHVSDRTRERVEAAMAELNYIPNRVAQQLAGKQTALIGVATVNLALHAPSQIVAAIKSRADRAGASVVIAMVERSGVQACVAAVNNLLGQRVSGLIVNFPLEDDDAATVAAACGGVPVLFLDVSDSSPINSVSFSHEAGARLGVERLVACGHRRIALLAGPQSSVAARQRLAGWHRWLAQHQLQPLAQLEGDWSAISGFEQTSRLLNGGTVPQALLVANDQMALGAMRAISEYGLRVPADISVIGYDDTEDSSCYIPPLTTVKQDFPLLGQSSVDRLLRMTQGETITGNQLLSVTLVERQTVSAPGTHAASPQALADTLLQISRQLAQMKPEG, encoded by the coding sequence ATGAAACCCGTTACGCTGTACGACGTCGCCGACCACGCCGGGGTCTCTTATCAGACCGTTTCCCGGGTGGTGAACCAGGCAAAGCACGTCTCGGATCGCACCCGTGAACGGGTGGAAGCGGCGATGGCGGAGCTGAACTACATTCCTAACCGGGTGGCGCAGCAGCTGGCGGGCAAGCAGACGGCGCTGATCGGCGTGGCCACCGTCAACCTGGCGCTGCACGCCCCGTCACAGATCGTGGCGGCGATCAAATCCCGCGCCGACCGCGCCGGTGCCAGCGTGGTGATCGCGATGGTCGAGCGCAGCGGCGTGCAGGCCTGCGTGGCGGCGGTCAACAACCTGCTCGGGCAGCGGGTCAGCGGCCTGATCGTCAATTTCCCGCTGGAAGATGACGATGCCGCCACGGTAGCCGCCGCCTGCGGCGGCGTGCCGGTGCTGTTTCTGGACGTCTCCGACAGTTCGCCGATCAACAGCGTCAGTTTCTCCCATGAGGCCGGGGCGCGGCTGGGGGTGGAGCGCCTGGTCGCGTGCGGACACCGGCGTATCGCGCTGCTGGCTGGCCCGCAGAGTTCGGTGGCCGCACGCCAGCGCCTGGCCGGCTGGCATCGCTGGCTGGCGCAGCATCAGCTGCAGCCGCTGGCGCAGCTGGAAGGAGACTGGAGCGCCATCTCCGGTTTTGAGCAAACCAGCCGCCTGCTCAACGGCGGCACGGTGCCGCAGGCGCTGCTGGTGGCCAATGACCAGATGGCGCTGGGGGCGATGCGGGCAATCAGCGAGTATGGCCTGCGGGTGCCGGCGGATATTTCGGTGATTGGCTATGACGATACCGAAGACAGCTCCTGCTATATTCCGCCGCTGACCACCGTCAAGCAGGATTTCCCGCTACTGGGGCAGAGCAGCGTTGACCGGTTGCTGCGCATGACCCAGGGTGAAACGATCACCGGCAACCAGCTGTTATCAGTGACGCTGGTGGAGCGACAGACCGTGAGCGCTCCCGGTACCCATGCCGCCTCACCGCAGGCGCTGGCGGATACGCTGCTGCAGATCTCCCGCCAGCTG
- a CDS encoding SRPBCC domain-containing protein, whose product MNAIIWPENYLPGFTENFASNEVIVAGLSAADIWPLLSVPAEWPGYYANSASIRFYDHAGPTLADGSRFYFETFGFPVEARCSEYVPPAAGQPGRVAWHGWVGEEGTDQRLDVHHAWLVEDLEGGRVRILTQETQKGKPAEALHAAKPNAMINGHQEWLDGLVAAARARVPRE is encoded by the coding sequence ATGAACGCGATTATCTGGCCGGAAAACTACCTTCCCGGCTTTACGGAGAATTTTGCTTCAAACGAAGTGATTGTCGCTGGCCTGAGCGCTGCCGATATCTGGCCACTGCTGAGCGTCCCGGCTGAATGGCCGGGCTACTATGCCAATTCGGCCAGTATCCGCTTTTACGACCACGCTGGTCCGACTCTGGCCGACGGCAGCCGCTTTTACTTTGAAACTTTCGGTTTTCCGGTGGAGGCGCGCTGCAGTGAGTATGTACCACCGGCGGCGGGCCAGCCCGGGCGCGTGGCCTGGCACGGCTGGGTGGGAGAAGAAGGCACTGACCAGCGGCTGGACGTGCATCACGCCTGGCTGGTGGAAGATCTCGAGGGCGGCCGGGTGCGTATTCTGACGCAGGAAACCCAGAAGGGGAAACCGGCGGAAGCGCTGCACGCCGCTAAACCTAATGCGATGATCAACGGCCACCAGGAATGGCTGGACGGGCTGGTGGCGGCGGCACGGGCACGCGTGCCCCGCGAATAA